The Gehongia tenuis sequence AAAAGGACCGCATATGAAGCGCAATGCTTCGATGCAGTCCTTTTTTGTTCAGGAATCAATACTGACTGGCAATATTCTTCACCGTCTTGGATGCTGTGTAAGGTGTTCCGTAGATCTCGCTGTGCCATTTCTCCACACTGCCCGTCAAGTCTTTCGGAACAAAGTACCAAACCTTATTGATCATCTTGCCACTGCCATCGTCTGTAAGCGGCAGCTGACTTTGCTCGATATTCTTCATGCCCGCCAATGCCGATTTACCCATGCTTAAGATTTCCGTAAAGGACAAACTGGTCTGTACATTGGGTAAGCATTTTTCTGCCACGCTGGCCAGTTTGGTCACGCCCAAATTTTTAACTTCATTAAATGCTTGGATCATGACCGTCCGTTGCCGCTCCATGCGTTCATAATCACCATTACCCACCATACGAATCCGCATGTAGGCTACGGCCTGCCGTCCGTTCAGCGTCTGCTGGCCCGCTCCGCTGATCCCTGCAACAGATTGGACACTTGTACTGGGCGCCTTTGAATTCAATTCGCTTATAGTAACATTTAATTCTTTAACCTCATAATCCTTCACATTGACTTCCACGCCGCCAATGCTGTCGATAATCGATTCCACAGCCCAAAAATTCATAGTTACATATTCAGTAATGTTTAAGTCAAAATTTCGATTAAGGGTCTGAATGGCTAGCGCAGCCCCGCCATAGGCATAGGCATGGGTCATCTTATCAAGACCGTGCCCAGGAATTTCCACATAGCAGTCCCGAGGGACCGAAGTGAGTGTCATCTTTCCGTTGGCCTCGTCCACCGATACGATCATTACCACATCGGAACGCGTGTTCTCGTATGTGGTGCCGCGGGTATCCACCCCAAAAACGGCAAAATTCTTCACCCCGCCGGTTTTTGCTTTGGCCTCCTCACTGATGGATGATACAATAGCCTGATTCTCTTCACTGGAATATTCCACATGACGGTCGCCTACAATCTTATATACATAATAGAACAAACCCGCACACGCCAGGACAAGCACCGCAAGTATCCCGCCCAGAACGCGCATCAACGTATGTCGCCGCATGTTATTTTGTCCCCTTTCTCCAAGATTCTTTATATCATAACATAAGAATCAGGCGGTGGCAAATTCGCGGAATCCTCGATTGAACTCAGAATTGACGTTCCCCATAGGATGGATTATAATAAATATTGAGGTGCATTATGTCTACTTATGCAAAGGATGTGAACCGCGAGAAAACGCGGAAACTGCGGGAACTCTTGGAGGAATTGCCGCCTTCCTGCCAGGATTTCATACGCAGTATTGAGCCGCGGACGTCCATACTTACCCGGCTCAATTATTGCTATGATTTACGAATTTTTTTCACTTTCTTAACGGAAAAAATACCGGAATTTCGCCAAAAATCCATGGATTCGATACAAACTTCGGATCTTGACAAGCTGGATATCAATCATATGGAGCTCTATTTGGAATATTTAACCCTATATTCCCGAAATGACCGGGATTTGGAGAACGATGCTTCGGGAAAAAGCAGGAAGCTCGCCTCCCTCCGTTCCTATTTTAAATATCTGTATCAGTTGGAATGGATTGAGCGGGATGTGGCGTCGCTGGCCAATTTCCCCAAGATCCGTCAAAAGCCCATTCTCTATCTGGAGCCCGATGAAGTGGCCAAATTGCTCGATCTTGTGGAATCCGGGGAATCCATGACAGAAACACAGAGACGATATCATCGGAAGACTCGGACCCGGGATCTGGCTCTTTTAACCACGCTGCTGGGAACGGGTATGCGGGTGAGTGAATGCATCGGACTGGACCTCGGGGATGTGGATTTCAATGTGAATGGGCTGCGCATCACCCGTAAGGGCGGCGATCAGCAGATCGTCTATTTCGGTCATGAGGTGGAACAGGCTTTAAAGGATTATCTTGTGGAACGCAATGCCATCACTCCGCTGCCCGGCCACGAAAACGCGCTGTTCCTATCCTCACAGAAAAAACGCATCAATGTCCGGTCCGTGGAAAATCTGGTTAAAAAGTATGCAAGCGTTGCGGCGCCTTTAAAAAAGATCACGCCCCACAAACTTCGCAGCACCTTTGGCACCGCGCTGTATCAAGAGACGAACGATATCTATTTGGTTGCCCAGGTTTTGGGTCACAAGGATGTCAATACCACAAAAAAACACTATGCCGCCACCGATGATGAATCCCTTCGCCGGGCGGCACAAGTGATCAAATTGCGGGATGATGGCGAATAACAGAAAAAATTGGTATATAAAATCCATATCAAACTGTTGTTTGCCTTATCCGTTCATGTTAAAATATTGATGTAAAGATGGCAAGGAGGTCGCCCATGGATAGCTCGAACTTGAAAGGCCAACAGAAAAAGATCCTGGACTACATCCACAGCACGGTGGAAAATCGGGGCTATCCCCCCACCGTTCGTGAGATCTGTTCCGCAGTGGGTCTTAAATCCACATCCACGGTCCATGGACACCTGGATCGTCTGGAAAAGAAGGGCTATATCCGCAGGGATCCCTCCAAACCCCGGGCCATCGAATTATTGGATAATCAAGTGCCAGCCGTTCCTGTCTATGTCCCCGTGGTGGGCAAGATTGCGGCCGGTACGCCCATTCTCGCTCTGGAAAACATCGAAGAATACATGCCCTTTCCCAAATCGATGGTTCCGGAAGAATCCTTTGTGCTGAGCGTTATGGGCGAAAGCATGATTGAAGCGGGTATCCTGCCGGGCGATTATGTGGTGGTTCGTCCCCAGCCCACGGCTGAAAATGGTGATATCGTGGCCGCACTGATCGATCAGGAAGCTACCGTCAAGCGCTTCTATCGGGAAAAGGATCATATCCGTCTGCAGCCCGAGAACAGCGCTATGGAACCCCTTCTGGTCAAAGAGGTGGAAATTTTGGGTAAGGTTATCGGTCTATTCCGCAGTATCCTGTAAATAAATTTAAAGACGGCATCCCTGCCGTCTTTTTTTGTTTAAGCGTTTGTCATCGACTCGGCTATAAAATAAGGACAAACGTTCCAATCGTGATCAAAATGCCGCCGATAACGGTCTTTATCGTGACGGCCTCATGGAGCACCACAAAAGCCAGCACCATACTGATCACCACACTGAATTTGTCAATGGGTACAACCTTGGAGGCTTCCCCCATCTGCAGCGCCTTGTAGTAGAACAGCCAGGACAGGCCCGTTGCTAGACCGGACAGAATGAGGAACATCCAGCTCTTTCCCGTGATTTCCGTGATGCCCGCCTGAGTGCCTGTGATGAACACCAAACCCCAGGCCATAACCAGCACCACCACCGTACGAATGGCTGTAGCCAGATTGGAATTGACGCCCTCGATGCCCATCTTGGCCAAGATGGAGGTCGCTGCCGCAAAAAAGGCGGACAAGAGCGCATAGATCACCCACATTTCAATCTTCCTTCCTGTCGTCTTGACCAAGCCTTCCATCCCCTTTTAAATTTCGATGAGTCCCTCACGGGCCATCCGCTCGAGCACCAGCATGAGAGCCAGCTGAATGTGCTCCAGCGTAAGCCCCCCCTGGAGGTAACCGATATAGGGTTCCTTGATGGGCGCATCCGCACTGAGCTCCAGCGAAGCACCCTGCACAAAGGTTCCCGCCGCCATGATCACAGGATCACCGTAGCCAGGCATGTCCCAGGGCTCGGGCACCACATGGCTGTCAATGGGTGATGCGCTTTGGATGGCCTGGCAGAAGGCGATAAGCTTGTTCCGCTCACCAAAGCGGATAGGCAGAATAATGTCGGAAGGCTCCGCATCGGTATAAACCTCCATGCCCAGTTGCCGGAAGAGGCTAGCCGCTAAGGCCATTCCTTTGAGGCTTTCCCCGACCACATGGGGCGCCAGGAAAAGCCCCTGATAAAAAGGGGTGTAGCCTGCGGCATAGGAGCCCACCTCCGCGCCGATTCCCGGAGCCGTGAGGCGATAGGAGACCTTCTCCACCAAATCCTGCCGGCCCACCACATAGCCGCCGGTGGGCGCAAGGCCGCCGCCCGGATTCTTGATGAGAGAACCGGCCATGAGGTCACAGCCCACTTCCAAAGGCTCAACTCGCTGCGTAAATTCACCGTAGCAGTTGTCCACGATGATGACAGTGTCCGGCAGCACGGAGCGGATCAGCTCCACCACCTTCTTCAGCTCATCCATGCCCAGGGCGGGCCGCCAAGCGTAGCCACGGGAGCGCTGGATAAATACTGCCGCAGGCATTTCGGTCTGCAATTTGCTTCTCAACGCGACCAGGTCAACTTGCCCCTCTCCGGTCATATCCACCTGATCGTAGTCGATACCGTAATCCTTCAGGGAGCCGTTCCCTTCTCCTCCGGATATGCCAATCACTTCTTCCAGCGTATCGTAGGGCCGTCCCGTGGCACTTAAAAGAAGATCGCCCGGCCGAAGCACACCGAAAAGGGCTGCTGCAATGGCATGGGTTCCGGACATAAACTGAGGTCGGACCAGCGCTGCCTCACCGCCAAAAATTTCGCAGAACAACCGTTCCAGCGTCTCCCTGCCCGGATCATCGTAACCGTAGCCGCTTGTGGGCATGAAGTGATGATTGCCTACTCGGAGCTTCTGGAAAGCTGACAGCACCTTGCTCTCATTGTAGAGGGCCAGTCCACCGATTCGGGCCATCTCCGTCCTACAGGACTCCATTGCCCGCTCCATCACAGTTTGTATCGAATTAGAAAAATTAAACATGGCTTTCTCCTTTCCGCACAAAAAAGCCCCTATTCACCATAGGGGCTTTGAGGTTGACACTTATTCTTCGCTGGCACCGGCTCCACTTTCCGCACTGGCGGGCGGCATGAACGAAACAGGTCTTGCAGGCGTGATCGTGGACAGTGCATGTTTATAAATCATCTGTTGCTT is a genomic window containing:
- a CDS encoding LCP family protein produces the protein MRRHTLMRVLGGILAVLVLACAGLFYYVYKIVGDRHVEYSSEENQAIVSSISEEAKAKTGGVKNFAVFGVDTRGTTYENTRSDVVMIVSVDEANGKMTLTSVPRDCYVEIPGHGLDKMTHAYAYGGAALAIQTLNRNFDLNITEYVTMNFWAVESIIDSIGGVEVNVKDYEVKELNVTISELNSKAPSTSVQSVAGISGAGQQTLNGRQAVAYMRIRMVGNGDYERMERQRTVMIQAFNEVKNLGVTKLASVAEKCLPNVQTSLSFTEILSMGKSALAGMKNIEQSQLPLTDDGSGKMINKVWYFVPKDLTGSVEKWHSEIYGTPYTASKTVKNIASQY
- a CDS encoding tyrosine-type recombinase/integrase — protein: MSTYAKDVNREKTRKLRELLEELPPSCQDFIRSIEPRTSILTRLNYCYDLRIFFTFLTEKIPEFRQKSMDSIQTSDLDKLDINHMELYLEYLTLYSRNDRDLENDASGKSRKLASLRSYFKYLYQLEWIERDVASLANFPKIRQKPILYLEPDEVAKLLDLVESGESMTETQRRYHRKTRTRDLALLTTLLGTGMRVSECIGLDLGDVDFNVNGLRITRKGGDQQIVYFGHEVEQALKDYLVERNAITPLPGHENALFLSSQKKRINVRSVENLVKKYASVAAPLKKITPHKLRSTFGTALYQETNDIYLVAQVLGHKDVNTTKKHYAATDDESLRRAAQVIKLRDDGE
- the lexA gene encoding transcriptional repressor LexA, producing MDSSNLKGQQKKILDYIHSTVENRGYPPTVREICSAVGLKSTSTVHGHLDRLEKKGYIRRDPSKPRAIELLDNQVPAVPVYVPVVGKIAAGTPILALENIEEYMPFPKSMVPEESFVLSVMGESMIEAGILPGDYVVVRPQPTAENGDIVAALIDQEATVKRFYREKDHIRLQPENSAMEPLLVKEVEILGKVIGLFRSIL
- a CDS encoding EamA family transporter; translated protein: MWVIYALLSAFFAAATSILAKMGIEGVNSNLATAIRTVVVLVMAWGLVFITGTQAGITEITGKSWMFLILSGLATGLSWLFYYKALQMGEASKVVPIDKFSVVISMVLAFVVLHEAVTIKTVIGGILITIGTFVLIL
- a CDS encoding methionine gamma-lyase family protein, which translates into the protein MFNFSNSIQTVMERAMESCRTEMARIGGLALYNESKVLSAFQKLRVGNHHFMPTSGYGYDDPGRETLERLFCEIFGGEAALVRPQFMSGTHAIAAALFGVLRPGDLLLSATGRPYDTLEEVIGISGGEGNGSLKDYGIDYDQVDMTGEGQVDLVALRSKLQTEMPAAVFIQRSRGYAWRPALGMDELKKVVELIRSVLPDTVIIVDNCYGEFTQRVEPLEVGCDLMAGSLIKNPGGGLAPTGGYVVGRQDLVEKVSYRLTAPGIGAEVGSYAAGYTPFYQGLFLAPHVVGESLKGMALAASLFRQLGMEVYTDAEPSDIILPIRFGERNKLIAFCQAIQSASPIDSHVVPEPWDMPGYGDPVIMAAGTFVQGASLELSADAPIKEPYIGYLQGGLTLEHIQLALMLVLERMAREGLIEI